A region from the Lysobacter antibioticus genome encodes:
- a CDS encoding class I adenylate-forming enzyme family protein yields the protein MLSRLKFIFDGGLTVANALEKSIAVYGEDFEVLRFSGSLERFGVGGGAITVGQLRRLSDRLSQTLLNLGLKRYDRVAIYLDNGVEYLIYSLAIMRAGAITVPINGGMRSEDLNAYLDYTGARLVFIDRERLPRLDADALAQGRRVAIVTDAVQAGGAGTVALSECLAPRADGFAPVRMHQHDDVMIVHTSGTTGFPKGVLHGSYSLVRATKGQLMIQPITRNNRILLASPTNHHITQASIVSCLAAGVPGYVPAKETPEQLLSIIERERCSLILSFPDVYQGMCDAGLSRFDLSHVKAWMAGGDSSHEVHIRQLTAHGAMARVFGKRLLSSMYLEFFGTSEVGFAALMKVSFSFTKRFDRYVGKPTMVSPKVKIADEDGRALPVGQPGRLMVKGPTLFKGYWNAHDRLHGVHFDGWWWTGDVAVKTRGGGYYHLDREVDSIRVGDGRVYSLQWEERILKHPAVADVAVVELSHADRSTGAGAVIECRPGQPTDANAFETWLRQQVPGSDSLRIEVLPPGERLPRGLTGKVLKRHVRERYACALAAPSASAPASI from the coding sequence ATGCTGTCCCGATTGAAGTTCATCTTCGATGGCGGCCTGACCGTCGCCAATGCGCTGGAGAAGTCGATCGCCGTGTATGGCGAGGACTTCGAAGTGCTGCGCTTCTCCGGCTCGCTGGAACGTTTCGGCGTCGGCGGAGGGGCCATCACCGTCGGACAGCTGCGCCGGCTGTCGGACCGGCTGTCGCAGACCCTGCTCAATCTGGGCCTGAAACGCTACGACCGGGTCGCGATCTACCTCGACAACGGCGTCGAGTACCTGATCTATTCGCTGGCGATCATGCGCGCCGGCGCGATCACCGTGCCGATCAACGGGGGCATGCGCAGCGAAGACCTCAACGCCTACCTCGACTACACCGGCGCGCGTCTGGTGTTCATCGACCGCGAGCGGCTGCCGCGGCTGGACGCGGATGCGCTGGCGCAGGGCCGCCGCGTCGCCATCGTCACCGACGCCGTGCAGGCCGGCGGTGCCGGCACCGTGGCCCTGAGCGAATGCCTGGCGCCGCGCGCCGACGGTTTCGCGCCGGTACGCATGCATCAGCACGACGACGTGATGATCGTCCACACCTCCGGCACCACCGGCTTCCCCAAGGGCGTGCTGCACGGTTCCTACAGTCTGGTCCGCGCCACCAAGGGCCAGCTGATGATCCAGCCGATCACCCGCAACAACCGCATCCTGCTGGCCTCGCCGACCAATCACCACATCACCCAGGCCAGCATCGTCAGCTGCCTCGCCGCCGGCGTACCCGGCTACGTGCCGGCAAAGGAAACCCCGGAGCAACTGCTGTCGATCATCGAACGCGAGCGCTGCTCGCTGATCCTCTCCTTCCCCGACGTTTACCAAGGCATGTGCGACGCCGGCCTGTCGCGTTTCGACCTGTCCCACGTCAAGGCCTGGATGGCCGGCGGCGACTCCAGCCACGAAGTGCATATCCGCCAGCTCACCGCGCACGGCGCGATGGCGCGGGTATTCGGCAAGCGCCTGCTGAGTTCGATGTACCTGGAGTTCTTCGGCACCTCCGAAGTCGGCTTCGCCGCCTTGATGAAGGTCAGTTTTTCCTTCACCAAGCGCTTCGACCGCTATGTCGGCAAGCCGACCATGGTCAGCCCCAAGGTCAAGATCGCCGACGAAGACGGCCGCGCGCTGCCGGTCGGCCAACCGGGCCGCCTGATGGTCAAGGGCCCGACTCTGTTCAAGGGCTATTGGAACGCCCACGACCGTTTGCACGGCGTGCATTTCGACGGCTGGTGGTGGACCGGCGATGTCGCGGTCAAGACCCGCGGCGGCGGCTACTACCACCTCGACCGCGAAGTGGATTCGATCCGCGTCGGCGACGGCCGCGTCTATTCGCTGCAGTGGGAGGAACGCATCCTCAAGCACCCGGCGGTGGCCGACGTGGCCGTGGTCGAGCTGAGCCACGCCGACCGCAGCACCGGCGCCGGCGCGGTCATCGAATGCCGTCCCGGCCAGCCGACCGATGCGAACGCCTTCGAAACCTGGCTGCGCCAGCAGGTGCCCGGCAGCGACAGCCTGCGCATCGAAGTGCTGCCGCCCGGCGAACGACTGCCGCGCGGGCTCACCGGCAAGGTGCTCAAGCGCCACGTCCGCGAACGCTACGCCTGCGCGCTCGCCGCGCCCTCCGCTTC
- a CDS encoding AMP-binding protein, with translation MQRSHIVTGANGYLGSHLVLELLLGQPEAQVVCIARSDGGDARQRVVTAVRLAAQTCGQALQTQALARLQVVSGNPLRPEASLAERIAQAVAGRGDATFWHVAATVRFTESEAGELERINTQGATHALELAIAAGCGDYNYVSTAYVCGDRSGDIAEQLEPQAPATFSNPYERSKFEAERRIVARAEAAGLAWRILRPSIIVGHSRTWLSASDSGLYKFCELLEDFWSSQRGAAAPRSLRFAAPENAHLNLVPVDVCVAEMLAIDANTHSRKGIYHLVSASTVPTADFLSSVAAATGIPLTMASAQELVEQPLSRREVEFARRVAHYRPYLYGDKRFERAASVRACGGDLQAERRIDRQAVLSWLQAFLKRSRVHSDASPEARLFTQQRALPAHFNVTEHLLQGAARAYPDKIAIRHEGGEIRYAELAERIAACARRLSAAGVHYQQRVALISHDGIEHVAALLAVMHLGAVCTLINPLLPARDIAALLEQAEVSLVVADVMARQRLAEIDAGAPLLPLETVCAAPSGPECEPLLASPTGPLDHAFAVFTSGSVGQPKLIEHRHLDPIVATERYAAHLLDLRVSDVLFSASRTSFAFGLQNLLIALLKGATAVIAPQKISAAVVAELIVAARPTVMFAVPTVYQYLLDDEALSNRIEGRNSLRLCIAAGERLPQAVATRWLQRHGIRLLDSLGSTEAFSTYLSNVADGDYQGSTGKLVPGFDAVLRHHDGRPCRKGERGVMWLRGPSLSVSRQDRNAGSRFHGGWYCTNDVFWRDGDGYFHFCGRHDEMFKVAGQWVSPLDLEEVLLSHPLVREAAITSSADGVATEDSSTLRTKAWVVSDQASPGLAEELRTLCKTRLDARRYPHLVEFVDALPRTSTGKLQRAPLRRRAEEQSAAAHAAETIPA, from the coding sequence ATGCAACGCAGTCATATCGTCACCGGGGCCAATGGCTACCTGGGCTCCCACCTTGTGCTCGAACTATTGCTCGGCCAGCCAGAGGCGCAGGTCGTCTGCATCGCCCGCAGCGATGGCGGCGACGCGCGGCAGCGGGTCGTTACCGCCGTGCGCCTGGCCGCACAGACCTGCGGCCAGGCCCTGCAGACCCAAGCACTGGCGCGCCTGCAGGTGGTGAGCGGCAATCCCTTGCGGCCCGAAGCCAGTCTCGCCGAGCGCATCGCCCAGGCCGTCGCCGGCCGCGGCGACGCCACCTTCTGGCACGTCGCCGCGACCGTACGCTTCACCGAATCCGAAGCCGGCGAACTCGAGCGCATCAACACCCAGGGCGCGACCCACGCGCTGGAACTGGCGATCGCCGCCGGCTGCGGCGACTACAACTACGTCAGCACCGCCTACGTCTGCGGCGACCGCAGCGGGGACATCGCCGAACAGCTGGAGCCGCAGGCGCCGGCCACGTTCTCCAACCCCTACGAGCGCAGCAAGTTCGAGGCCGAGCGCCGCATCGTCGCGCGCGCCGAGGCCGCCGGCCTGGCCTGGCGGATCCTGCGCCCGAGCATCATCGTCGGCCATTCGCGCACCTGGCTCAGCGCCAGCGACAGCGGCCTGTACAAGTTCTGCGAGCTGCTGGAAGACTTCTGGTCGTCGCAACGCGGCGCGGCGGCGCCGCGCAGCCTGCGCTTCGCCGCACCGGAGAACGCGCACCTCAACCTGGTGCCGGTCGACGTGTGCGTGGCCGAGATGCTCGCCATCGACGCCAATACGCACAGCCGCAAGGGCATCTATCACCTGGTCTCGGCCAGCACGGTGCCGACCGCCGACTTCCTGTCCAGCGTGGCCGCGGCCACCGGTATCCCGCTGACGATGGCGAGCGCGCAGGAGCTGGTCGAACAACCGCTGTCGCGGCGCGAAGTCGAATTCGCCCGCCGTGTCGCCCATTACCGCCCCTATCTGTACGGCGACAAGCGCTTCGAGCGCGCCGCGAGCGTGCGTGCTTGCGGCGGCGATCTGCAGGCCGAGCGCCGCATCGATCGCCAAGCGGTGCTGTCGTGGCTGCAGGCCTTCCTCAAACGCAGCCGGGTGCATAGCGATGCTTCGCCGGAAGCGCGGCTGTTCACCCAGCAGCGCGCGTTGCCGGCGCACTTCAACGTCACCGAGCATCTGCTGCAGGGCGCGGCGCGCGCCTACCCGGACAAGATCGCCATCCGCCATGAAGGCGGCGAGATCCGCTACGCCGAACTCGCCGAGCGCATCGCCGCCTGTGCGCGGCGTTTGTCGGCGGCCGGCGTGCACTACCAACAGCGGGTCGCGCTGATCTCGCACGACGGCATCGAGCACGTCGCCGCCTTGCTCGCGGTGATGCACCTCGGCGCGGTCTGCACGCTGATCAATCCGCTGTTGCCGGCGCGCGACATCGCCGCTTTGCTGGAACAGGCCGAGGTGAGCTTGGTGGTCGCCGACGTCATGGCGCGCCAGCGCCTGGCCGAGATCGATGCCGGCGCGCCGCTGCTGCCGCTGGAAACGGTCTGCGCCGCGCCGAGCGGCCCCGAATGCGAACCCTTGTTGGCCTCGCCGACCGGGCCGCTGGACCATGCCTTCGCGGTGTTCACTTCCGGCTCGGTCGGCCAGCCCAAGTTGATCGAGCACCGCCACCTGGACCCGATCGTCGCCACCGAACGTTATGCCGCGCACCTGCTCGACCTGCGCGTCAGCGACGTGCTGTTCTCCGCCTCGCGCACCAGCTTCGCCTTCGGCCTGCAGAACCTGTTGATCGCCCTGCTCAAGGGCGCGACCGCGGTGATCGCACCGCAGAAGATTTCGGCCGCGGTGGTCGCCGAGTTGATCGTCGCCGCGCGTCCTACCGTCATGTTCGCGGTGCCCACCGTCTATCAGTACCTGCTCGACGACGAAGCGCTGTCGAACCGGATCGAGGGTCGCAACAGCCTGCGCCTGTGCATCGCCGCCGGCGAACGCCTGCCGCAGGCGGTGGCGACGCGTTGGTTGCAACGCCACGGCATCCGCCTGCTCGACAGCCTGGGTTCGACCGAAGCCTTCTCGACCTATCTGAGCAACGTCGCCGACGGCGACTACCAGGGTTCGACCGGCAAGCTCGTGCCTGGCTTCGATGCGGTGCTGCGCCACCACGACGGCCGCCCCTGCCGCAAGGGCGAACGCGGGGTGATGTGGCTGCGCGGGCCGTCGCTGTCGGTATCGCGGCAGGACCGTAACGCCGGCAGCCGCTTCCATGGCGGTTGGTACTGCACCAACGATGTGTTCTGGCGCGACGGCGACGGCTACTTCCACTTCTGCGGCCGCCACGACGAGATGTTCAAGGTCGCCGGGCAGTGGGTCTCGCCGCTGGACCTGGAGGAAGTGCTGCTGAGCCATCCGCTGGTGCGCGAGGCGGCGATCACCTCCAGCGCCGACGGCGTCGCCACCGAGGACTCCAGCACCCTGCGCACCAAGGCCTGGGTGGTGTCCGACCAGGCCTCGCCGGGCCTCGCCGAAGAACTGCGCACCCTGTGCAAGACCCGCCTGGATGCGCGGCGCTATCCGCACCTGGTCGAGTTCGTCGACGCGCTGCCGCGCACCAGCACCGGCAAGCTGCAGCGCGCTCCGCTGCGCAGACGCGCCGAGGAACAGTCGGCCGCCGCGCACGCCGCCGAAACCATTCCCGCCTGA
- the pabB gene encoding aminodeoxychorismate synthase component I, whose protein sequence is MEKLRVLLVDNYDSFTHNIAHYLGEANGTPPTVVANDRIEWAQIDAADYDAIVISPGPGRPERAGDMGVSNDVLAMATVPVLGICLGHQAMVHAFGGTIVHAPQPMHGRLSAVEHDGSALFAHIPSPFDVVRYHSLMAAEPLPDGLRVTARTADGLVMALEHASRPLWGVQFHPESIHTEFGHQIIDNFIELARSHTLRKRRRRSGDSAAGSEQETARPAPSQAWRIQSRRIAVEVDPQSVFLDCFAASDAAFWLDSSAVRPGYSRFSFMGDGNEPGAHSLVHRVGQDGDDVGESERLFGQIRDGLAVALHGGETLPFDFVGGWVGYFGYELKALTEVGGPHRSRQPDLFLRFISRFLAYDHLERCWHAVATGPAERSNEDAAWLERMAARLDAVPPAPPLRHGERATPVEFHLELDRAAYSERIGRCFEQIGDGETYEVCLTNRLRAQVDLDPVELYRHLRQINPAPYSALLRHHGFDVLSSSPERFLRLSPNGVVEIKPIKGTRPRSARDEDDRAVLAELKHCEKDRAENLMIVDLTRNDLARVCEVGSVWVPKLMQVESYASVHQLVSTVRAQLRAGLDVIDLLQATFPGGSMTGAPKRRTLEIIDTLEASARGIYSGAIGYLSLNGAADLSMVIRTLVHQDGSLELGVGGAVIALSDADGEFEELLVKARAPMRAVARCAGGDAEAWRIPGELSPHTDAPAVPVAQLGT, encoded by the coding sequence ATGGAAAAGTTGAGAGTGCTTCTGGTCGACAACTACGACAGCTTCACCCACAACATCGCGCACTACCTGGGCGAGGCCAACGGCACGCCGCCCACGGTGGTCGCCAACGATCGCATCGAGTGGGCGCAGATCGACGCCGCCGATTACGACGCGATCGTGATTTCCCCGGGCCCGGGCCGCCCCGAACGCGCCGGCGACATGGGCGTGAGCAACGACGTGCTCGCCATGGCCACCGTGCCGGTGCTCGGCATCTGCCTGGGCCATCAGGCGATGGTGCATGCCTTCGGCGGCACCATCGTGCACGCGCCGCAACCGATGCACGGGCGCTTGAGCGCCGTCGAGCACGACGGCAGCGCGCTGTTCGCCCACATTCCCTCGCCGTTCGACGTGGTGCGCTATCACTCGTTGATGGCGGCCGAGCCCTTGCCGGACGGGCTGCGCGTCACCGCGCGCACCGCCGACGGCCTGGTGATGGCGCTCGAACACGCCAGCCGCCCCCTGTGGGGCGTGCAATTTCATCCCGAGTCGATCCACACCGAGTTCGGCCACCAGATCATCGACAACTTCATCGAATTGGCGCGCAGCCACACCTTGCGTAAGCGCAGGCGCCGCAGTGGCGACAGCGCCGCCGGCAGCGAGCAGGAGACGGCACGGCCGGCGCCGTCGCAGGCCTGGCGCATCCAGTCGCGACGCATCGCCGTCGAGGTCGATCCGCAGTCGGTGTTCCTGGATTGTTTCGCCGCCAGCGATGCCGCGTTCTGGCTCGACTCCAGCGCGGTGCGTCCGGGCTATTCGCGTTTCAGCTTCATGGGCGACGGCAACGAGCCGGGCGCGCACAGCCTGGTGCATCGCGTCGGCCAAGACGGCGACGATGTCGGCGAAAGCGAGCGCTTGTTCGGGCAGATCCGCGACGGCCTGGCGGTCGCCTTGCACGGCGGCGAAACCCTGCCGTTCGATTTCGTCGGCGGCTGGGTCGGCTACTTCGGCTACGAGCTCAAGGCCTTGACCGAAGTCGGCGGCCCGCATCGCTCGCGCCAACCGGACCTGTTCCTGCGCTTCATCAGCCGCTTCCTCGCCTACGATCACCTGGAGCGCTGCTGGCATGCGGTCGCAACCGGCCCGGCCGAGCGCTCAAACGAAGACGCCGCCTGGCTCGAACGCATGGCCGCGCGCTTGGATGCAGTGCCGCCCGCGCCGCCGTTGCGCCACGGCGAGCGCGCAACGCCGGTGGAGTTCCACCTCGAACTCGACCGCGCCGCCTACAGCGAGCGTATAGGCCGCTGCTTCGAGCAGATCGGCGACGGCGAAACCTACGAGGTTTGTTTGACCAATCGCCTGCGCGCACAGGTCGATCTGGACCCGGTCGAGCTGTACCGCCACCTGCGCCAGATCAACCCAGCGCCGTATTCGGCCTTGCTGCGCCACCACGGTTTCGACGTACTGAGTTCCTCGCCCGAGCGCTTCCTGCGCCTGAGCCCGAACGGCGTGGTCGAGATCAAGCCGATCAAGGGCACCCGCCCGCGCTCGGCGCGCGACGAGGACGATCGCGCGGTCCTGGCCGAACTCAAGCACTGCGAAAAGGACCGCGCCGAGAACCTGATGATCGTCGACCTGACCCGCAACGACCTGGCCCGCGTCTGCGAGGTCGGCTCGGTATGGGTGCCCAAGCTGATGCAGGTCGAGAGCTATGCCTCGGTGCATCAGCTGGTGTCGACGGTGCGCGCGCAGTTGCGCGCCGGGCTGGACGTGATCGACCTGCTCCAGGCCACCTTCCCGGGCGGCTCGATGACCGGTGCGCCCAAGCGCCGCACCCTGGAGATCATCGACACCCTCGAAGCCTCGGCACGCGGCATCTATTCCGGCGCGATCGGCTATCTCTCGCTCAACGGCGCCGCCGACCTGAGCATGGTGATCCGCACCCTGGTCCATCAGGACGGCAGCCTGGAGCTCGGCGTCGGCGGCGCGGTGATCGCACTGTCGGATGCCGACGGCGAATTCGAGGAGCTCCTGGTCAAGGCACGCGCGCCGATGCGTGCGGTAGCGCGCTGCGCCGGCGGTGACGCCGAGGCCTGGCGAATTCCCGGCGAGCTTTCGCCGCACACCGACGCACCTGCCGTTCCCGTCGCTCAGCTAGGGACTTAA
- a CDS encoding aldolase codes for MATTLQLGKDELVAKALRSMQHLLPETTWSTRQKLALTCRILFDAGHDSGLAGQITARAEVPGTYYTQRLGLGFDEISERNLLLVDEDLNVLEGDGMANPANRFHSWIYRARPDVNCIIHTHPLHIAALSMLEVPLMVSHMDICPLFDDCAFLKDWPGIPVGNEEGEIISQALGDKRSILLAHHGQLVACASVEEACVLAALFERAAKMQLLAMAAGEIKPLPPALAREAHDWISTPKRSQVTFAYYARRALKQHADCLDAAG; via the coding sequence ATGGCCACTACCCTGCAGTTAGGCAAGGACGAACTGGTCGCGAAAGCGCTGCGCAGCATGCAGCACCTGCTGCCGGAAACCACCTGGAGCACCCGCCAGAAGCTCGCCCTGACCTGCCGGATCCTGTTCGACGCCGGTCACGACTCCGGCCTGGCCGGCCAGATCACCGCCCGCGCCGAAGTCCCTGGCACCTACTACACCCAGCGGCTCGGCTTGGGGTTCGACGAGATCAGCGAGCGCAACCTGCTGCTGGTCGACGAGGACTTGAACGTGCTCGAAGGCGACGGCATGGCCAATCCGGCCAACCGCTTCCACAGTTGGATCTATCGCGCGCGTCCGGACGTCAACTGCATCATCCATACCCATCCGCTGCACATCGCCGCCCTGTCGATGCTGGAAGTGCCGCTGATGGTCTCGCACATGGACATCTGTCCCTTGTTCGACGACTGCGCCTTCCTCAAGGACTGGCCGGGCATCCCGGTCGGCAACGAAGAAGGCGAGATCATTTCCCAAGCCCTCGGCGACAAGCGCTCGATCCTGCTCGCCCACCACGGCCAGCTCGTCGCCTGCGCCAGCGTGGAAGAAGCCTGCGTGCTCGCCGCGCTGTTCGAGCGCGCCGCCAAGATGCAGTTGCTGGCGATGGCGGCCGGCGAGATCAAGCCGCTGCCGCCGGCGCTGGCGCGCGAAGCCCACGACTGGATCTCCACCCCGAAGCGCAGCCAGGTCACCTTCGCCTACTACGCTCGCCGCGCGCTCAAACAGCACGCCGACTGCCTCGACGCCGCCGGCTGA
- a CDS encoding gamma-glutamylcyclotransferase family protein: protein MTHRLFVYGTLAPGRPNEHVLAGIPGTWEPASVTGTLLQEGWGAAVGYPGIVLDPDGAEVDGLLFESERLPEHWARLDAFEGEGYERVLTTAKRKDGRSVDAYIYKLSEHGTPPGPTGDS from the coding sequence ATGACGCATCGACTTTTCGTGTATGGAACGCTCGCGCCGGGACGGCCGAACGAGCACGTCCTTGCCGGCATCCCCGGTACCTGGGAGCCGGCCAGCGTCACCGGCACCTTGTTGCAGGAGGGCTGGGGCGCCGCAGTCGGCTATCCCGGCATCGTCCTCGACCCGGACGGCGCCGAGGTCGATGGCCTGCTGTTCGAATCCGAGCGCCTGCCCGAACACTGGGCGCGCCTCGACGCATTCGAGGGCGAAGGCTATGAGCGCGTGCTGACCACGGCGAAGCGCAAAGACGGCCGTTCGGTCGACGCCTATATATACAAGCTCAGCGAGCACGGCACGCCGCCCGGCCCGACGGGTGACAGCTGA
- a CDS encoding type 1 glutamine amidotransferase domain-containing protein, with protein sequence MAAMMRTGYWKKMKTALLATVCTLSLLALAGYWYADGFRLDEQPLADPASRSTDLAFVRAGVGESRGRILAVLTSTATIGASGKKAGFELTELSRAYYVFVANGFEVDIASPLGGKPPMRLDDELVAADYAFLNDAQAVAKLDRSVPLAQVDPSRYAAVYFVGGKGAMFDFPGHREIQRIVGAVHDGGGVVGAVCHGPAALLEVRLGSGRRLIEGKRMTGFSNDEELFLLKDARRLFPFLLQDRIAGHGARYVEGPIYLDNTVVDGRLVTGQNPWSTWSVAESMVAAMGHAPVPRERTSEEVGVRLLNIYYRDGRDAADRAKAHGAQADRRILLMHALVAAMQYRWSDAFHIQRLARP encoded by the coding sequence ATGGCGGCGATGATGCGCACCGGCTATTGGAAAAAAATGAAGACCGCGTTGTTGGCGACGGTGTGCACGCTGTCGCTGCTCGCCCTCGCCGGCTATTGGTATGCCGACGGCTTCCGCCTGGACGAGCAGCCGCTGGCCGATCCGGCCAGCCGGTCGACCGATCTGGCCTTCGTGCGGGCCGGCGTCGGCGAATCGCGCGGCCGCATCCTGGCCGTGCTGACCAGCACCGCCACCATCGGCGCTTCGGGCAAGAAGGCCGGCTTCGAACTGACCGAGTTGTCGCGCGCCTATTACGTGTTCGTCGCGAACGGCTTCGAGGTCGACATCGCCAGCCCGCTCGGCGGCAAACCGCCGATGCGGCTCGACGACGAACTGGTCGCCGCCGACTACGCCTTTCTCAACGATGCGCAGGCCGTCGCCAAGCTGGATCGCTCCGTGCCGTTGGCGCAGGTCGACCCGTCCCGTTACGCCGCGGTGTATTTCGTCGGCGGCAAGGGCGCGATGTTCGACTTCCCCGGTCATCGCGAGATACAGCGCATCGTCGGCGCGGTGCACGACGGTGGCGGCGTCGTCGGCGCGGTCTGTCACGGCCCCGCCGCCCTGCTGGAGGTGCGTCTCGGCAGCGGCCGACGCCTGATCGAGGGCAAGCGCATGACCGGGTTCAGCAACGACGAAGAGCTGTTCCTGCTGAAGGATGCGCGCCGTCTGTTTCCGTTCCTGCTGCAGGATCGCATCGCCGGCCACGGCGCCCGCTACGTCGAAGGTCCGATCTATCTCGACAACACGGTGGTCGACGGTCGTCTCGTCACCGGGCAGAACCCGTGGTCGACCTGGTCGGTGGCCGAGTCGATGGTCGCCGCGATGGGGCACGCGCCGGTGCCGCGCGAGCGCACCAGCGAAGAGGTCGGCGTGCGACTGTTGAACATCTATTACCGAGACGGCCGAGACGCGGCCGATCGCGCCAAGGCCCACGGCGCGCAGGCGGATCGCCGGATCCTGCTGATGCATGCGCTGGTCGCCGCCATGCAGTACCGATGGAGCGATGCCTTCCATATCCAGCGTCTGGCCCGGCCGTGA
- a CDS encoding DUF5694 domain-containing protein, which translates to MQKSLAVCGLLIGLFGCGDAFAQVDLSTLDRRMAGPPTQVLVLGSVHLSGLPKDFKHDSLAPVIDRLAAFKPEVITIEAISGEQCDLAARHPAIYGAQGMAPYCRKTDAAKAATGLDAPAAIAEAHKILKHWPAAPSPAQRRHLAAVFMAANDKASALVQWLQLPQAERRSGDGLDDVLVASLEKAMLHNDESLQIGARLAARLGLQRLHATDDHTGDNVAIADEAAYGKAVQTAWEAAAAPMGQIHEREEALIKSGDMLALYRYVNRPDVLRTVVDGDFGSALRDTSPEHYGRLYVAGWETRNLRMVANIREAFRERPAARVLSIVGRTHKPWFDNLLGQMQGVEIVDAERVLK; encoded by the coding sequence TTGCAAAAGTCACTTGCCGTCTGTGGTTTGTTGATCGGCCTGTTCGGTTGCGGCGATGCCTTCGCGCAAGTCGACCTGTCCACGCTCGACCGGCGCATGGCCGGACCGCCGACGCAGGTGCTGGTACTGGGCTCGGTGCACCTCAGCGGCCTGCCGAAGGACTTCAAGCACGATTCCCTGGCGCCGGTGATCGATCGTTTGGCCGCATTCAAGCCCGAGGTCATCACCATCGAAGCGATCTCGGGCGAGCAATGCGACCTGGCCGCGCGTCATCCGGCGATCTACGGTGCGCAAGGAATGGCGCCGTACTGCCGCAAGACCGACGCGGCGAAGGCCGCAACCGGGCTGGACGCGCCGGCGGCGATCGCCGAAGCGCACAAGATACTGAAGCACTGGCCGGCGGCGCCCTCGCCCGCACAGCGTCGCCATCTCGCAGCGGTGTTCATGGCCGCCAACGACAAGGCCTCGGCCTTGGTGCAATGGCTGCAACTGCCGCAGGCCGAGCGCCGCAGCGGCGACGGCCTCGATGATGTCCTGGTCGCGTCGCTCGAAAAGGCGATGCTGCACAACGACGAAAGCCTGCAAATCGGCGCTCGCCTGGCCGCGCGCCTGGGCCTGCAGCGCCTGCATGCGACCGACGACCATACCGGCGACAACGTCGCTATCGCCGATGAGGCCGCGTACGGAAAGGCGGTCCAGACCGCCTGGGAAGCGGCCGCCGCACCGATGGGCCAGATTCACGAACGCGAGGAAGCCTTGATCAAGAGCGGCGACATGCTGGCGCTGTACCGCTATGTCAACCGACCGGACGTCTTGCGCACCGTCGTCGACGGCGATTTCGGCTCCGCCTTGCGCGACACTTCGCCCGAGCACTACGGCCGGTTGTACGTGGCCGGCTGGGAAACCCGCAACCTGCGCATGGTGGCCAACATCCGCGAGGCCTTCCGCGAACGACCCGCCGCGCGCGTGCTGTCGATCGTCGGCCGCACCCACAAGCCCTGGTTCGACAATCTGCTGGGACAGATGCAGGGCGTGGAGATCGTCGATGCAGAACGGGTCTTGAAGTAA